In Centroberyx gerrardi isolate f3 chromosome 7, fCenGer3.hap1.cur.20231027, whole genome shotgun sequence, the sequence GAACAGTTATAcagttatatatagttatacagtcaattattacaattattcTACCtgctttaagaaaaagaaaataatagaagTGTATGGGAAGAGTACTAACAACTCTATAACTCAGCAAGTACAAGTCCAACTACAGTGTAAATTTACAATGAATGAGTACATTGAATTAAACCAGAcagaaattcaatttcaatataAAATCAATTCTCCATTGCTGATTGTATTTAAATGTGGACAACTAAGTAATGAAAAAGACCCAAAAGATACAAAAAGTACAGCAAACCTTTTCTGACAGATTAGCCATTTGATCTGTTGAGTCAGAAGTTTCTCCTTTTATCAGTGAATGTCTTGACTGATGTTAGATTTTGAAATACTCAGTTTCTTTCATGTAAACTGATGATCTCCATCTTCCAACCATCCTGAACAGCCTCCACTTTTCCTAAATCTCAAGAAGCTTCATGAGGTATCGATGCCTGATGGCATTTTTGAAATGAAGAATATAAGATACAAACatgtaattttcaaataatattctctcatttgtttcatctcattttgaGACACTAATGATTTGCATTTTATCATTCATTTAGAACAGAATTGTGTATGACAATCACTCGATCAATGGTATCACAATATGTTTCTACTGAAAGacaatgataatattgaattattgtccAGCCCAATATTAAGTGACCTCTGCTGTGTGGACTGTCATGTGTGTCTTCAGCTTTCCTTTAAGACCAAAACgtttaccacagactgagcatttaaatggtttctctcctgtgtggagtTCCATGTGTGTCTTCAAGGTTCTGTTATCACCAACacttttaccacagactgagcaagtaaatggtttctctcctgtgtggattaTCATGTGTCTCTTCAAGTTTGCGTTTTTACAAAAACCTTTGCCACAGACTGAGcatttaaatggtttctctcctgtgtggactctcatgtgttgTTTCAAGCTTTCTTTACGACCAAAACGgttaccacagactgagcaagtaaatggtttctctcctgtgtggactctcatgtgtctcTTTAATTGTCCTTTACAACCAAAACTTCTACCACAGAGTGAGCAagtaaatggtttctctcctgtgtggactctcatgtgtctcTTTAATTGTCCTTTACGACCAAAACTTctaccacagactgagcaattaaatggtttctctcctgtgtggattaTCATGTGTCTCTGCAACTCTGCGTTTTGACCAAAACTGTTACCACAGAGTGAGCAATTAAATggcttctctcctgtgtggactctcatgtgatTTTTCAAGTTTCCTTTTAGACCAAAACTTTtgccacagactgagcaattaaatggtttctctcctgtgtggattaTCATGTGTTGTTTCAAGTTTGCGTTTTTACAAAAACCTTTATCACAGACTGAGcatttaaatggtttctctcctgtgtggactctcatgtgtctcTTTAATTGTCCTTTATAAATAAAACTTTTACGAcaaactgagcaattaaatggtttctctcctgtgtggattctcatgtgtctcTGCAAATCTATTTTTTGACCAAAACTGTTACCACAGAGTGAGCAATTAAATggcttctctcctgtgtggactctcatgtgtttGTTCAAGTCTCCGTTATGACCAAatcttttaccacaaactgagcaAATAAACTGTTTCTTCCCAAGAActtcattgtttttcagtgagtctaaacctgactgaggttcACTAGTTTCCAtccaatcatcatcactgtcttcagtctcaggttcagaagagtctgaagtcttgccatCACTAGATGGTTGTACATCACTAGCTGGATCcaagttcctggctggttctgatactccacagtcctctctATCAGCTTCTgatttcatctgttcagttgagctgctggctagaggctctgcctctctgttctcctcagtttggctttgatgaagctgtgaggactgaggtttgAATGGGACAGGAGTGGATGGGAACTTGGTGATAtcagcctcctccagcccttgaagctgctctccctcctgactggtccagagttcctcctgtttctctttaatgtgtgggggctctgggtcctcctggtccagagCGGGGCTCCactcctgctgctcagggggaacctcttctttactgaccaacagctgctggaggtctggaggtatggCTGAAATACAGTGATATacacattaaggaaaactgTGAGTGTAAGTCAACCTAAGCTTGTTACCATTACTTCATAATGTTAATGAGATCAATCATGCTGGAAGTCTGCATATACAGACATATATACATTAAGGAAAACTGTGACAAGCTTAAACCTATGGATACAGTGCTGTCCCGCTGGATCTCCTCAGGGAGGTTGTTCCAGAATGTGGGGGCCCTGACAGAAAAGGCTCTGTCATCTTTCGTTTTCAGTCTAGCCCGAGGGATGGTGAGGAGGGCCTTATCTGAGGATGTTAAAGTGCGTTCAGGTTCATAAAGTGATTCTAAAACGTATAGTGAGCCAATGGAGAGAAGATAAGATAGGTGTGATATGTTCCCTTTTTCTGGACCTTGTGAGgagtctggcagcagcattttgaataagctgTAATCGGTGAAGATTTTGCTGGGTCAGGCAGGTTTAAAGAGATACAATAGTCTAAGCACGATAAAATGAAGGAATCGACAACAATCTCCAGGTTCTTATGagacaaaaatgaacaaattttAGAGTTTCCTAAGTTGCACGAAACATGACTGAACTACTGCCATAACCTGGTTCTCAAAACGAAGATTGTTgtcaaaaacaacaccaacattTTTGCTGtacttttcacattttcacatttgagGATAATGATGCAAGAgtagaaagtagaaatttgGGGACTAGTAATGTCTGGGCCAATACTACCTACTTCAGATTTATTGGAGTTCAGTTGCAGTCAATTTTGTGACAT encodes:
- the LOC139911337 gene encoding uncharacterized protein LOC139911337 isoform X3, with protein sequence MRIHTGEKPFNCSVCRKSFIYKGQLKRHMRVHTGEKPFKCSVCDKGFCKNANLKQHMIIHTGEKPFNCSVCGKSFGLKGNLKNHMRVHTGEKPFNCSLCGNSFGQNAELQRHMIIHTGEKPFNCSVCGRSFGRKGQLKRHMRVHTGEKPFTCSLCGRMLVSLHM